Proteins from a genomic interval of Mesobacillus sp. S13:
- a CDS encoding tRNA (adenine(22)-N(1))-methyltransferase has product MNTERLSDRLEAVANNIPQEAKLADIGSDHAYLPCHVVKKGVVPMAIAGEVAEGPFQSAIEQVQEEKLTDKISVRKGDGLEVIAPGEVDCITIAGMGGTLISTILEKGKSKLEGVSRLVLQPNVGSFAVRRWLIDNGWELVKEEILEEDRKIYEVLVADKGEPLKPYQDINLDSGILFGPFLLKEKSAVFKDKWNGEKRNWERILKQLDDAVQNDDTESKRQELKAKLKMAEEALQ; this is encoded by the coding sequence ATGAATACTGAAAGACTCTCTGACCGGCTTGAAGCCGTTGCAAATAATATTCCCCAGGAGGCGAAGCTGGCTGATATTGGTTCTGACCATGCGTACCTTCCTTGTCATGTTGTAAAGAAGGGAGTGGTTCCAATGGCGATTGCTGGTGAGGTCGCTGAAGGTCCATTCCAATCTGCCATTGAACAAGTACAGGAAGAAAAACTCACTGACAAGATTTCAGTCAGAAAAGGGGACGGACTGGAAGTCATTGCACCGGGAGAAGTGGATTGCATTACCATCGCCGGTATGGGCGGTACATTGATCTCAACGATCCTGGAAAAGGGGAAATCAAAATTAGAAGGAGTCAGCAGGCTTGTCCTCCAGCCTAATGTTGGCAGCTTTGCTGTGCGCAGATGGCTGATTGACAATGGCTGGGAGCTAGTCAAAGAAGAAATCCTTGAAGAAGATCGGAAAATTTATGAAGTCCTTGTAGCTGACAAAGGGGAACCGCTTAAGCCATATCAGGATATTAACCTTGATTCTGGCATTCTGTTTGGTCCATTTTTGCTTAAAGAGAAGTCAGCAGTATTCAAGGATAAGTGGAATGGAGAAAAGCGAAATTGGGAACGTATCCTTAAGCAGCTGGATGATGCTGTGCAAAACGATGATACAGAGAGCAAGAGGCAGGAATTGAAAGCTAAATTGAAGATGGCAGAGGAGGCGTTACAGTGA
- the cccA gene encoding cytochrome c550: MNRNPIIPFVLIMVMGIGLMFLLSFKGIGDSKDLAKEHEGGGEKTEETAEANPEDFYQQSCAGCHGNQYEGVSGPSLKGVGSKYSKEEIQDILVNGKGNMPPGMAAGKEAEMAEWIVNELK, from the coding sequence ATGAATCGTAATCCAATTATCCCGTTCGTATTGATCATGGTGATGGGAATCGGCTTGATGTTCTTGCTTTCTTTCAAGGGTATTGGGGATTCCAAGGATCTTGCAAAGGAACATGAAGGCGGCGGTGAAAAGACCGAAGAAACAGCTGAAGCTAACCCGGAGGATTTTTACCAGCAGTCATGTGCAGGTTGCCACGGAAACCAGTATGAAGGTGTTTCAGGTCCTTCATTAAAAGGTGTTGGCAGCAAGTATTCCAAAGAAGAAATTCAGGACATTTTGGTTAATGGTAAAGGTAACATGCCACCAGGAATGGCTGCAGGCAAGGAAGCAGAAATGGCAGAATGGATTGTCAATGAATTGAAGTAA
- a CDS encoding acyl-CoA dehydrogenase family protein, whose protein sequence is MNFDLTSEQAMIKRTIKEFAEEEVAPGAIERDKTKQFPTEIFKKLGELGMLGLPFPEEYGGAGADTVSFAIVTEELSKACASTGITYSAHISLGGAPINLFGTEEQKQKYLAPICSGESLGAFGLTEPNAGSDAGGTQTTAKEVDGEYIINGSKNFITNASYAKHLAMTAITGNVDGKKEISAIIVPTDAPGFSVIDNYEKMGLNASNTTQLVMEDVHVPVENLLGKKGEGFKQFLVTLDGGRIGIGAMAVGVAQAAYEKALQYAKERQQFGRPISQFQAIQFKLADMAMKIELARNMVYKAAWLKDQRRPFSKEASMCKLYASEIAMEVADQAVQIHGGYGYMREYEVERYMRDAKLLEIGEGTSEVQRMVIARLIGC, encoded by the coding sequence ATGAATTTTGATTTAACATCAGAACAGGCCATGATTAAAAGGACGATTAAAGAATTTGCGGAGGAAGAAGTTGCTCCAGGAGCGATTGAAAGAGATAAAACAAAACAATTCCCGACAGAAATCTTCAAAAAGCTCGGAGAACTAGGAATGCTGGGTTTGCCGTTCCCTGAGGAATATGGCGGAGCTGGGGCTGATACGGTTAGTTTTGCGATTGTAACGGAGGAATTGAGCAAGGCTTGCGCTTCAACCGGGATTACATACTCAGCCCATATATCTCTCGGTGGCGCACCTATCAATCTATTTGGTACAGAGGAACAGAAACAAAAGTATCTTGCACCAATCTGCTCAGGTGAATCACTGGGGGCTTTCGGACTGACCGAACCTAATGCAGGCTCGGATGCTGGAGGAACACAGACAACAGCGAAAGAAGTGGATGGAGAGTACATCATCAACGGCAGCAAGAACTTTATCACGAATGCAAGCTATGCCAAACATCTCGCAATGACAGCGATCACGGGCAATGTCGATGGGAAAAAGGAAATCAGTGCGATTATCGTGCCAACCGATGCACCTGGTTTTTCTGTCATTGATAATTATGAAAAAATGGGATTGAATGCTTCCAACACGACTCAGCTTGTGATGGAGGACGTACATGTTCCGGTTGAAAACCTTCTTGGCAAAAAAGGAGAAGGCTTCAAGCAATTCCTTGTCACGCTGGATGGAGGCAGGATTGGAATAGGCGCTATGGCTGTCGGAGTGGCTCAGGCTGCTTATGAAAAAGCCTTGCAATATGCGAAAGAAAGACAGCAATTCGGCCGGCCGATTTCACAGTTCCAGGCGATCCAGTTTAAGCTTGCTGACATGGCAATGAAAATTGAACTTGCACGCAATATGGTCTATAAGGCTGCCTGGCTGAAGGATCAACGGCGCCCATTCTCGAAGGAAGCTTCGATGTGTAAGCTGTATGCTTCTGAGATTGCGATGGAAGTAGCTGATCAGGCTGTCCAGATCCATGGGGGCTACGGCTATATGAGAGAGTACGAAGTAGAACGTTACATGAGGGATGCTAAGCTGCTGGAGATTGGTGAAGGCACTTCAGAAGTCCAAAGAATGGTGATTGCAAGATTAATTGGCTGCTAA
- the rpoD gene encoding RNA polymerase sigma factor RpoD, which translates to MAEKSARSKEVTENEVTVEQVKDQLTAIGKKTGVLAYDDIAERLSSFDLDSDQMDEYYEFLGEQGIELVGESDEVEDPDIKQLAKDDEEFDLNDLSVPPGVKINDPVRMYLKEIGRVDLLSAEEEINLAERIEQGDEEAKRRLAEANLRLVVSIAKRYVGRGMLFLDLIQEGNMGLIKAVEKFDYRKGFKFSTYATWWIRQAITRAIADQARTIRIPVHMVETINKLIRVQRQLLQDLGREPTPEEIGEDMDLSPEKVREILKIAQEPVSLETPIGEEDDSHLGDFIEDQDATSPSEHAAYELLKEQLEDVLDTLTDREENVLRLRFGLDDGRTRTLEEVGKVFGVTRERIRQIEAKALRKLRHPSRSKRLKDFLE; encoded by the coding sequence ATGGCTGAAAAGTCAGCCCGTTCTAAAGAAGTCACCGAAAATGAAGTGACAGTTGAACAAGTGAAAGACCAGTTAACAGCAATTGGCAAGAAAACAGGTGTCCTTGCTTATGATGATATCGCAGAAAGGCTATCAAGCTTTGATCTTGATTCCGATCAAATGGATGAATACTATGAGTTCCTCGGTGAACAAGGGATTGAACTCGTAGGTGAAAGCGATGAGGTTGAAGACCCTGACATCAAACAGCTTGCAAAAGACGATGAAGAATTCGACCTTAATGACTTAAGTGTCCCGCCGGGAGTTAAGATCAATGACCCGGTAAGGATGTATCTAAAAGAGATTGGCCGTGTCGACCTGCTCTCTGCAGAAGAAGAAATCAATCTGGCAGAAAGAATCGAACAAGGCGATGAAGAAGCGAAAAGACGGCTTGCAGAAGCTAACCTTCGATTGGTAGTAAGTATCGCCAAGCGTTACGTTGGCCGTGGAATGTTATTCCTTGACCTGATTCAGGAAGGTAACATGGGCTTAATCAAGGCTGTAGAAAAGTTCGATTACCGTAAAGGTTTTAAATTCAGTACCTACGCAACATGGTGGATTCGTCAGGCCATCACACGTGCCATCGCTGACCAGGCGAGGACAATCAGGATTCCTGTCCATATGGTGGAAACCATCAACAAATTGATTCGTGTGCAAAGGCAACTCCTTCAGGATTTGGGACGCGAACCGACACCTGAAGAAATTGGTGAGGACATGGACCTTTCCCCTGAAAAAGTACGTGAAATCCTGAAGATTGCCCAGGAGCCAGTATCCCTTGAAACACCAATCGGTGAAGAAGATGATTCCCACCTTGGGGATTTCATCGAGGACCAGGATGCTACTTCTCCTTCAGAACATGCAGCATATGAGCTCTTGAAGGAACAGCTGGAAGATGTCCTTGACACGCTTACAGACCGTGAAGAGAATGTCTTAAGACTTCGTTTCGGTCTTGATGATGGACGCACACGCACTTTGGAAGAAGTGGGTAAAGTATTTGGCGTTACACGCGAGCGTATTCGCCAAATTGAAGCGAAAGCACTTCGTAAGCTAAGACATCCAAGCCGCAGCAAACGATTGAAAGACTTTTTAGAATAG
- the dnaG gene encoding DNA primase, whose protein sequence is MAERIAEEKVNEIRQAVEIVDVIGDYVQLKKQGRNYFGLCPFHGENSPSFSVSPDKQIFHCFGCGAGGNVFSFLMDIDGLSFQEAAVKLAERANIELKLEGQAAGRNPQLPEGSKQMIEAHELLRKFYHHLLVNTKEGQDALEYLLNRGFTQESIDTFQIGYALPSWDFAVKLLEKRGFSLELISKAGLIIQRENEGTYFDRFRNRIMFPILDHQGNTIAFSGRAMGDEEPKYLNSPETQIFNKSKILYNFHLARGSIRKQQQAVLFEGFADVISANRAGVENGVATMGTSLTEEHISLLKRNVQAVTVCYDSDKAGIEAAFRASNMLSKAGVSVRVAMMPDGMDPDDFIKVHGEDKFRNEIIGSSATLMAFKLIYHRRGKNLQNEGDRLQYIEEVLKEISALDKAVEKDLYLRQLATEFSLSLDALIQQLNQLVQVSAPKKQNQPRAESRPVSYTRKTELKPAYHTAERRMIFHMMKDADVAYKVQELLAGNTLNIDEHQAIITYLFAYYEKGHDPDPGAFLNYLQDNKLKRVVADIEMMPLNEEISDQELSDYIKQVLNYQKMLKIKEKMAEQKQAERQNDFLRAAAIATEIIQLRKTL, encoded by the coding sequence ATGGCAGAGAGGATTGCCGAGGAAAAAGTAAATGAAATCCGGCAAGCGGTTGAAATAGTCGATGTCATTGGTGATTATGTCCAATTGAAAAAACAAGGCCGCAATTATTTTGGGCTTTGTCCATTTCATGGGGAAAACTCTCCGTCATTTTCAGTTTCACCTGATAAGCAGATTTTTCACTGTTTTGGTTGTGGAGCCGGCGGGAATGTCTTTTCATTCCTGATGGATATCGATGGTCTGTCGTTTCAAGAAGCTGCAGTGAAGCTCGCGGAAAGGGCTAACATTGAACTGAAACTTGAAGGTCAGGCTGCAGGCAGAAATCCACAACTGCCTGAAGGTTCCAAGCAGATGATTGAAGCGCATGAACTATTGCGTAAATTCTATCATCATTTGCTTGTAAACACAAAAGAGGGTCAGGATGCCCTGGAATATCTTCTGAACAGAGGATTCACACAGGAGTCAATTGACACCTTCCAGATTGGCTATGCGCTGCCATCATGGGATTTTGCGGTTAAGCTGCTGGAGAAACGGGGATTCTCGCTCGAATTGATTTCCAAAGCAGGATTGATCATTCAGCGGGAAAACGAAGGTACCTACTTTGACAGGTTCCGGAACAGGATCATGTTTCCGATCCTGGATCATCAGGGAAATACGATTGCGTTTTCAGGGAGAGCAATGGGGGACGAAGAGCCCAAATACCTGAACAGTCCCGAAACGCAAATCTTCAATAAAAGTAAAATTTTATATAATTTTCATCTCGCCCGCGGCTCAATTCGAAAGCAGCAGCAGGCTGTACTTTTCGAAGGCTTTGCCGATGTTATTTCCGCTAACCGTGCAGGCGTAGAAAACGGTGTTGCCACAATGGGAACATCTTTGACCGAGGAACATATTTCCTTGCTCAAAAGAAACGTTCAAGCTGTAACGGTTTGTTACGACTCGGACAAAGCTGGTATTGAGGCAGCATTCAGGGCGTCAAACATGCTGTCAAAAGCAGGGGTTTCTGTCAGGGTTGCCATGATGCCTGATGGAATGGATCCGGACGATTTCATAAAAGTGCATGGCGAGGACAAATTCAGGAACGAGATCATTGGTTCCAGTGCCACTTTAATGGCATTTAAATTAATATATCATCGCCGTGGGAAAAACCTTCAGAATGAAGGAGATCGACTTCAATATATCGAAGAAGTACTTAAAGAAATAAGTGCACTCGATAAAGCAGTCGAAAAAGACCTGTACTTGAGGCAGCTTGCGACTGAGTTTTCGCTTTCCTTAGATGCATTGATCCAGCAGCTCAATCAGTTGGTTCAGGTATCGGCTCCAAAAAAGCAAAATCAACCGCGAGCAGAATCACGACCTGTAAGCTATACAAGGAAGACAGAGCTAAAGCCTGCCTATCATACGGCCGAGAGGCGAATGATCTTCCATATGATGAAAGATGCCGATGTGGCATATAAGGTTCAAGAGCTGCTTGCAGGCAATACATTGAACATTGATGAACACCAGGCTATTATTACTTATTTATTTGCATACTATGAAAAAGGACATGATCCTGACCCGGGAGCGTTCTTAAATTATCTTCAGGATAATAAGCTAAAAAGGGTCGTTGCTGATATTGAAATGATGCCTCTTAATGAGGAAATCAGTGACCAGGAATTATCTGATTATATCAAGCAGGTCTTGAATTATCAAAAAATGTTAAAAATAAAGGAAAAAATGGCAGAACAAAAACAGGCAGAACGACAAAACGATTTCTTGCGCGCTGCGGCGATTGCCACTGAAATTATCCAATTGCGCAAGACCTTATAG
- a CDS encoding DUF188 domain-containing protein — translation MNTSKINSQTLFVDADSCPVIKEIVEIASKYSIEAVFVASYAHMKNDLQGQNWVFVDSHKEAVDLYLMNHVKKGDFAVTQDIGLASTLIAKGVYAISPRGNLFEEKDIQTALDLRYLSARARRQGSYGKGPKPFTERDREKFIKGLNKLLLNFKVCSTNHN, via the coding sequence ATTAATACTAGTAAAATCAACAGTCAGACCCTTTTTGTTGATGCAGACTCTTGCCCGGTTATTAAGGAAATTGTCGAAATTGCTTCGAAGTATTCCATCGAAGCTGTTTTTGTGGCCTCATATGCTCATATGAAGAACGATCTTCAAGGGCAGAACTGGGTTTTTGTCGATTCTCATAAGGAGGCTGTAGACCTTTATTTAATGAACCACGTGAAAAAAGGTGATTTTGCGGTGACGCAGGACATTGGTCTTGCTTCTACGCTTATTGCGAAAGGGGTTTATGCCATCTCTCCAAGGGGAAATTTATTTGAAGAAAAGGACATTCAGACTGCTCTTGACTTAAGATATCTTTCTGCGCGGGCACGAAGGCAAGGATCCTATGGAAAAGGGCCAAAGCCCTTTACTGAAAGAGATAGGGAAAAGTTTATAAAGGGATTGAACAAGCTTTTATTGAATTTCAAGGTATGTTCAACGAATCACAACTAA
- a CDS encoding pyruvate, water dikinase regulatory protein, translating to MSKTPIIYVVSDSVGETAELVTKAAISQFEHLDVSLKRFPYVEDKVHIDEVIAMAKHDGGMIAYTLVKPDISDYLQESAAKEGIYACDIIGPLMQQIQVLSGETPLYEPGLVRKLDEDYFKKVEAIEFAVKYDDGRDPRGILKADIVLVGVSRTSKTPLSQYLAHKRYKVANVPLVPEVDPPEELFLVPKEKCFGLRITPDKLNQIRRERLISLGLNDQAIYANIERIKEEIEYFDGIVEKIGCPVIDVTNKAVEETANVILNMVRNKKMDE from the coding sequence ATGAGTAAAACACCTATTATTTATGTGGTTTCTGATTCAGTCGGCGAAACAGCAGAGCTTGTTACGAAGGCTGCCATTAGCCAATTCGAGCATTTGGATGTTTCACTTAAAAGGTTTCCTTATGTGGAAGATAAAGTACATATTGATGAAGTTATTGCGATGGCGAAGCATGATGGAGGGATGATTGCGTATACATTGGTCAAGCCTGATATCAGCGATTACCTTCAAGAGTCTGCTGCAAAGGAGGGCATATATGCCTGTGACATTATTGGCCCGCTCATGCAGCAAATACAGGTCCTTAGTGGCGAGACCCCTTTATATGAACCTGGTCTTGTCCGGAAACTGGATGAAGATTATTTCAAAAAAGTAGAAGCAATTGAATTTGCAGTAAAATACGATGACGGGCGAGACCCAAGAGGAATACTGAAAGCGGATATCGTCCTCGTGGGAGTCTCACGAACATCAAAAACTCCATTATCACAATACTTGGCCCACAAACGCTATAAAGTCGCGAACGTACCTCTTGTACCTGAAGTGGATCCGCCAGAAGAACTCTTCCTTGTTCCAAAGGAAAAATGTTTTGGACTGAGAATTACACCGGATAAGTTGAATCAAATTCGACGAGAGCGGTTGATTTCACTTGGTTTGAACGATCAGGCAATCTATGCCAATATCGAAAGAATCAAGGAAGAGATTGAATATTTTGATGGGATTGTTGAAAAAATAGGGTGTCCAGTCATTGATGTAACGAACAAAGCGGTTGAAGAAACAGCAAATGTCATCCTGAATATGGTCCGTAACAAGAAAATGGACGAATAG
- a CDS encoding helix-turn-helix transcriptional regulator yields MRTIELNKRQEQILQIVKDNGPITGEHIAEKLNLTRATLRPDLAILTMSGYLDARPRVGYFYTGKSGNQLLSENLKKILVRDYQSIPVVVPENVSVYDAIVTMFLEDVGTLFVVDKGSKLVGVLSRKDLLRASIGKQELTTLPVNIIMTRMPNITVCRREDLLIDAAKELIEKQIDALPIIKDTDDGYELVGRLTKTNITKAFVALAEE; encoded by the coding sequence GTGAGGACAATCGAACTGAATAAACGCCAGGAGCAAATTCTGCAAATCGTAAAAGATAATGGACCAATCACAGGTGAGCATATTGCTGAAAAGTTAAATCTGACAAGAGCTACGCTCAGGCCAGACCTTGCCATCCTGACGATGTCGGGATATTTGGATGCCAGACCACGTGTAGGTTATTTCTATACCGGCAAATCTGGTAATCAGCTGCTTTCAGAGAACCTAAAAAAAATTCTCGTCAGAGATTATCAGTCTATCCCGGTAGTCGTCCCTGAAAATGTATCTGTATACGACGCAATCGTTACGATGTTCTTAGAAGATGTCGGCACTTTATTTGTTGTCGATAAAGGTTCAAAGCTAGTAGGTGTCCTATCACGCAAAGATTTATTGAGAGCAAGCATCGGAAAGCAGGAGCTGACGACCTTGCCGGTTAATATCATCATGACAAGGATGCCCAATATAACTGTTTGCCGCCGTGAAGACCTGCTTATAGATGCTGCCAAGGAATTGATTGAAAAGCAGATTGATGCCCTTCCAATCATTAAAGATACCGATGATGGATACGAGCTAGTAGGAAGGTTGACCAAGACAAACATTACAAAGGCTTTCGTAGCCTTGGCTGAAGAATAA
- the glyS gene encoding glycine--tRNA ligase subunit beta — protein sequence MTKRDLLLEIGLEEMPARFITDSINQLASKVEKWLNTNNIGFEEIKLYSTPRRLALLVLNVDERQEDSEEEAKGPAKKIAMAEGGEWSKAAIGFTRGQGLSVEDIYFKEINGVEYAHVKKFIKGKETFELLVELKAIISGLTFPKNMRWADRELRYVRPIKWLVAMFGNEIIPFEIAGAETGSTTRGHRFLGEGEIVLSNPQEYEEALLGQYVVADAQKRKEAIISQLEKIEEENGWAVPVDEDLLEEVNNLVEYPTALYGRFEDEFLEIPSEVLITSMKEHQRYFPVKSKSGDLLPHFITVRNGDHLHIEKVARGNEKVLRARLADAAFFYKEDQRMQIDAALDKLKNVVYHEEIGTIAEKSERVRKLVGLIADRMEFSPEILKNADRAAQISKFDLVSQMVYEFPELQGIMGEKYALQKGENPEVAAAINEHYMPRNAEDSIPGSPSGALVAISDKMDTIVAFFSLGIIPSGSQDPYALRRQATGIVQTLIEKKWDITLENLVGLSLNLVTEAGIIKRNDEEVYHDLIQFFKLRVKHLLQERGIRYDLIDAVLGGEIGMVSELIEKADTLQDASRNEGFKESIEALSRVLNIASKKDVLGDIDPERFESEYEQKLYEKYLDLGKKAEEGMDAASYYQLLVDIKPTINDYFEHTMVMADQAELRENRLNQMAALAVLIMKLAKVNDIVVK from the coding sequence ATGACTAAACGGGATTTATTACTTGAAATCGGTCTGGAAGAAATGCCTGCAAGATTTATTACTGACTCCATAAACCAGCTTGCTTCCAAGGTGGAGAAGTGGCTGAACACGAATAATATCGGCTTCGAAGAAATCAAGCTTTATTCCACACCGCGAAGGCTTGCATTGCTTGTCCTTAATGTTGATGAACGTCAGGAAGACAGTGAGGAAGAAGCAAAGGGCCCTGCTAAAAAAATCGCTATGGCTGAAGGTGGAGAGTGGTCTAAAGCAGCAATCGGCTTCACACGCGGCCAGGGATTGAGTGTTGAGGATATTTATTTTAAAGAAATCAATGGTGTTGAATATGCTCACGTAAAGAAATTCATCAAAGGGAAGGAAACATTTGAATTGCTTGTAGAGTTGAAAGCAATTATTTCTGGACTGACATTCCCTAAAAATATGCGCTGGGCCGATCGTGAGCTTCGTTATGTCCGTCCGATCAAATGGCTTGTTGCGATGTTTGGAAATGAAATCATTCCATTTGAAATCGCTGGTGCTGAAACTGGCAGCACAACCAGAGGCCATAGGTTCCTTGGGGAAGGAGAGATTGTCTTATCCAACCCTCAGGAATATGAAGAAGCATTATTAGGGCAATATGTAGTTGCTGATGCCCAAAAGCGTAAAGAGGCGATTATTTCACAGCTCGAAAAAATCGAGGAGGAGAATGGCTGGGCAGTTCCGGTTGATGAAGATTTGCTGGAAGAAGTCAATAACCTCGTTGAATATCCAACAGCCTTATATGGCCGTTTTGAAGATGAATTCCTGGAAATTCCGAGCGAAGTCCTGATCACTTCCATGAAGGAGCACCAACGGTACTTTCCGGTGAAATCCAAGAGCGGCGACTTGCTGCCTCATTTCATTACAGTAAGAAATGGTGACCACCTTCATATAGAAAAAGTAGCTCGCGGAAATGAGAAAGTTCTTAGGGCGCGACTCGCGGATGCAGCATTCTTCTATAAAGAGGATCAAAGAATGCAGATTGATGCAGCATTGGACAAATTGAAGAATGTTGTATACCACGAAGAGATTGGAACGATTGCTGAAAAATCAGAACGTGTTCGCAAGCTTGTAGGCTTGATTGCTGATAGAATGGAGTTTTCGCCTGAGATCTTGAAAAATGCTGATCGGGCAGCCCAAATCAGCAAATTCGACTTGGTTTCTCAGATGGTATATGAGTTCCCTGAACTGCAGGGGATCATGGGTGAAAAATATGCCTTGCAAAAAGGTGAGAATCCAGAGGTTGCAGCGGCAATCAATGAACATTATATGCCTCGCAACGCAGAAGATTCGATACCAGGGTCTCCATCTGGAGCATTGGTTGCGATTTCGGATAAAATGGATACCATCGTGGCGTTCTTCTCACTTGGCATCATCCCAAGTGGCTCCCAGGACCCATATGCTTTGAGAAGACAGGCAACAGGGATTGTCCAGACGCTGATTGAAAAGAAATGGGACATTACACTGGAAAACCTTGTTGGCCTATCGCTTAATCTTGTAACAGAAGCAGGAATCATCAAACGAAATGACGAAGAAGTGTACCACGACCTTATCCAATTCTTTAAGCTAAGGGTCAAGCACTTGCTGCAAGAGCGAGGCATCCGTTACGATTTAATCGATGCAGTACTTGGCGGTGAAATAGGAATGGTGTCAGAACTTATTGAAAAAGCGGATACTCTCCAGGATGCCAGCAGGAATGAAGGCTTCAAAGAAAGCATCGAGGCATTGAGCCGCGTTCTGAACATTGCAAGCAAGAAAGATGTATTAGGTGATATCGATCCTGAGAGATTCGAAAGCGAATATGAACAAAAGCTGTACGAAAAGTACCTGGATCTTGGCAAGAAGGCTGAGGAAGGAATGGACGCAGCCTCCTATTATCAGTTACTGGTTGACATCAAGCCGACAATCAATGATTATTTCGAGCATACGATGGTCATGGCAGATCAAGCTGAACTCCGTGAAAATCGCCTGAATCAAATGGCAGCACTTGCGGTGTTAATCATGAAACTTGCGAAAGTAAATGATATTGTAGTCAAGTGA
- the glyQ gene encoding glycine--tRNA ligase subunit alpha encodes MNIQNMILTLQKHWSEQGCVLMQAYDTEKGAGTMSPYTFLRAIGPEPWSVAYVEPSRRPADGRYGENPNRLYQHHQFQVIMKPSPDNIQELYLDSLKALGIDPLEHDIRFVEDNWENPSLGCAGLGWEVWLDGMEITQFTYFQQVGGLDCKPVSVEITYGIERLASYIQDKENVFDLEWTEGFTVRDIFGQPEYEHSKYTFETSDKDMLFNLFSIYEKEANRQMDEGLVHPAYDYVLKCSHTFNILDARGAISVTERTGYIARIRNLAKKVAKTFYEEREKLGFPIIKRKEQVEND; translated from the coding sequence ATGAATATCCAGAATATGATTTTAACATTGCAAAAACATTGGTCTGAACAAGGCTGCGTACTTATGCAGGCATATGACACCGAAAAGGGTGCCGGAACAATGAGTCCATACACATTTTTAAGGGCGATTGGACCTGAACCATGGAGTGTCGCGTATGTTGAGCCATCACGCCGCCCAGCTGATGGCCGCTACGGAGAAAATCCAAACAGGCTTTATCAGCATCATCAATTCCAGGTGATCATGAAGCCGTCACCGGACAATATCCAGGAACTGTACCTTGATTCGCTAAAAGCATTGGGAATCGATCCCCTTGAACATGATATCCGTTTTGTAGAAGACAATTGGGAAAATCCATCACTAGGATGTGCTGGTCTTGGTTGGGAAGTATGGCTTGACGGGATGGAAATCACACAATTCACTTATTTTCAGCAGGTAGGCGGCCTGGATTGCAAACCGGTATCCGTTGAAATTACTTATGGAATCGAGCGTCTTGCATCCTATATCCAGGACAAGGAAAATGTCTTTGATTTGGAATGGACAGAAGGTTTTACTGTAAGAGATATATTTGGACAGCCAGAATATGAACACTCAAAATATACGTTTGAGACATCCGATAAAGATATGCTTTTTAATCTTTTCAGCATTTATGAAAAAGAAGCAAATCGCCAGATGGATGAAGGTCTTGTCCATCCTGCCTATGACTATGTCCTGAAGTGTTCCCACACTTTTAACATTCTAGATGCCCGCGGAGCGATATCCGTAACTGAAAGGACTGGCTATATTGCCCGTATCCGAAATCTTGCGAAGAAAGTAGCGAAAACTTTTTACGAGGAAAGAGAGAAATTAGGCTTCCCAATCATTAAACGGAAGGAGCAGGTGGAAAATGACTAA